From a region of the Balaenoptera acutorostrata chromosome 14, mBalAcu1.1, whole genome shotgun sequence genome:
- the GPR6 gene encoding G-protein coupled receptor 6, with translation MNASSSSLNDSRVVAVAAESAAAAATAAGARDTGEWGPPAAAAAAALGGSGAANASLELSSQLPAGPPGLLLSSVNPWDVLLCVSGTVIAGENALVVALIASTPALRTPMFVLVGSLATADLLAGCGLILHFVFQYMLPSETVSLLTVGFLVASFAASVSSLLAITVDRYLSLYNALTYYSRRTLLGVHLLLAATWTVSLGLGLLPVLGWNCLAERAACSVVRPLTRSHVALLSATFFAVFGIMLHLYVRICQVVWRHAHQIALQQHCLAPPHLAATRKGVGTLAVVLGTFGASWLPFAIYCVVGSHEDPAVYTYATLLPATYNSMINPIIYAFRNQEIQRALWLLFCGCFQSKVPFRSRSPSEV, from the coding sequence ATGAACGCGAGCTCATCTTCGCTCAACGACTCCCGGGTGGTGGCAGTGGCGGCCGAGAGTGCGGCGGCAGCGGCCACCGCAGCAGGAGCGCGGGACACCGGTGAATGGGGGCCCCCGGCAGCCGCAGCCGCAGCGGCGCTGGGGGGCAGCGGCGCAGCTAATGCGTCGCTGGAGTTGTCTTCGCAGCTGCCAGCGGGGCCGCCGGGGCTACTGCTGTCTTCAGTGAATCCATGGGACGTACTGCTCTGCGTGTCTGGGACGGTGATCGCAGGCGAAAATGCGCTGGTGGTGGCGCTCATCGCGTCCACACCTGCGCTGCGCACGCCCATGTTCGTGCTGGTAGGCAGCCTGGCCACCGCCGACCTGCTGGCGGGCTGCGGTCTCATTCTGCACTTCGTATTCCAGTACATGTTGCCCTCGGAGACTGTGAGCCTGCTTACTGTGGGCTTCCTCGTGGCCTCCTTCGCTGCCTCCGTCAGCAGCCTGCTGGCCATTACGGTGGACCGCTACCTGTCCCTCTACAACGCGCTCACCTATTACTCGCGACGGACCCTGTTGGGCGTACACCTCCTTCTTGCTGCCACCTGGACAGTGTCCTTAGGCCTTGGGCTGCTGCCGGTGCTTGGCTGGAACTGCCTGGCAGAGCGCGCCGCCTGCAGCGTGGTGCGCCCGCTGACGCGCAGCCACGTGGCACTGCTCTCCGCCACCTTCTTTGCGGTCTTCGGCATCATGCTGCACCTGTACGTGCGCATCTGCCAGGTGGTCTGGCGTCACGCGCACCAGATTGCGCTGCAGCAGCACTGCCTGGCACCGCCCCACCTTGCCGCCACCAGAAAGGGTGTGGGTACGCTGGCCGTGGTGCTGGGCACTTTCGGTGCCAGCTGGCTGCCCTTTGCCATCTACTGCGTGGTAGGCAGCCATGAGGACCCAGCTGTCTACACCTACGCCACATTGCTGCCCGCCACCTACAACTCTATGATCAATCCTATCATCTATGCCTTCCGCAACCAGGAGATCCAACGCGCCCTGTGGCTCCTGTTTTGTGGCTGTTTCCAGTCCAAAGTGCCCTTCCGCTCCAGGTCCCCCAGTGAGGTCTGA